In Maridesulfovibrio sp., the following proteins share a genomic window:
- a CDS encoding sigma-54 dependent transcriptional regulator, whose product MSRFRAAVIDDESHTAKLVARALSKQGFETETFNLGHPFLNRMSEKPFQLVFIDLKLPDMDGMTILNFVKKGFEDVEAVIITGHGSIPSAVEATGKGAVNYIVKPFRIQEVKAIAQEAMEKLQLKDENRRLKESLGDVKPFDNFIGNSKVMQELFAMIRKVAKVNCNVLLQADTGTGKERAARAIHDLSPRRNKTFVSFNCGGFTEELISSELFGHEKGAFTGATATKIGLLESADGGTVFLDEIGEMPVNMQVKLLRVIQERHIMRVGGTKPVSLDIRIIAATNRDLHKAMETGEFREDLFYRLNVVRIYLPPLTERRDDIPLLSNYFLKTFNARFGKSVSGISPQAMEVLTNYNYPGNVRELENIIQRAVALAEGETLGVRELPPDLLNLAFSAFGATGLLSLEEVERRHIKHVLEATGYNKHLSSHILGLPRTTLWRRMKKYNLEDLGEE is encoded by the coding sequence ATGAGCAGATTTCGGGCGGCAGTGATCGATGACGAAAGTCATACAGCCAAACTCGTTGCCAGAGCCTTAAGTAAACAGGGATTTGAAACCGAAACCTTCAATCTTGGACATCCCTTCCTGAACCGCATGAGCGAAAAACCGTTCCAACTGGTATTTATTGATCTTAAATTGCCGGATATGGACGGGATGACCATACTGAACTTTGTGAAGAAGGGATTCGAGGACGTTGAGGCTGTCATAATAACCGGACATGGCTCCATTCCCTCCGCAGTAGAGGCTACAGGAAAGGGTGCGGTAAATTACATAGTGAAGCCCTTCCGCATACAGGAAGTTAAAGCCATAGCTCAGGAGGCTATGGAAAAATTACAACTTAAAGACGAGAACCGCCGGCTCAAGGAAAGCCTTGGTGATGTGAAGCCGTTCGATAACTTTATTGGTAACAGCAAAGTAATGCAGGAACTGTTCGCAATGATCCGCAAGGTGGCGAAAGTAAACTGCAATGTGCTCCTGCAGGCCGATACGGGAACAGGCAAAGAAAGGGCCGCGCGGGCCATCCATGATTTAAGCCCGAGACGCAATAAGACATTTGTTTCATTCAACTGTGGCGGATTTACGGAAGAACTTATTTCCAGTGAACTTTTCGGGCATGAAAAAGGGGCATTCACAGGCGCAACAGCCACTAAAATAGGCCTTCTTGAGTCCGCTGACGGCGGGACCGTATTTCTTGATGAAATTGGCGAAATGCCTGTAAATATGCAGGTTAAACTGCTTCGTGTAATTCAGGAACGGCATATAATGCGCGTGGGCGGCACCAAGCCGGTCTCACTGGATATACGCATCATAGCCGCCACCAACCGGGACCTTCACAAGGCGATGGAGACCGGGGAATTCCGCGAAGATCTATTTTACCGCTTAAATGTTGTAAGAATCTATCTGCCTCCCTTGACCGAGCGCAGAGACGATATTCCTCTACTCTCGAACTACTTTCTCAAAACCTTCAATGCCAGATTCGGAAAATCGGTCAGTGGAATATCTCCGCAGGCAATGGAGGTTCTTACAAATTACAATTATCCGGGTAACGTCCGGGAGCTTGAGAACATAATTCAAAGGGCCGTAGCCCTTGCCGAAGGAGAAACTCTCGGGGTCAGAGAACTTCCGCCGGATCTGCTGAATCTGGCATTCAGCGCATTCGGAGCTACCGGCCTTCTTTCACTTGAAGAAGTAGAACGCCGACACATAAAGCATGTGCTTGAAGCCACCGGATACAACAAACATCTAAGCAGCCACATTCTGGGACTTCCACGGACAACACTCTGGCGCAGAATGAAAAAGTACAATCTCGAGGACCTAGGCGAAGAATAA